TTACCTCGTGCGGGACGGAGACGGCGGTATCGGTTCCATGTATGTTCTCCTCTTTGGGGAGAGCAGATTATGATAAAGATGTAGCGGAACACACCGAAAATGTTTTGGATGTATTAAAACATGCGGGGACAAATATTTTGTGGAGGGATAATAACTCCGATTCCAAAGGGGTTGCCCTTCGTGTAGCGTATGAGGATTATAAACTTCCAGCCAACAATACCGTGTGTGAAGATGGTGAATGCCGTGATGAGGGGATGCTTGTAGGATTGCAAGAGTACATCAATGCCCATCCTAAAGGCAATATCGTGATTGTATTGCATCAGATGGGAAATCACGGTCCCGCGTATTATAAACGTTATCCTAAAGAGTATGAAAAGTTTACACCTGTATGTCAAACCAATCAGTTGGAACAATGTTCGCAAGCTGAAATCACCAATGCGTATGACAATACTATCCTCTATACCGATACCTTTATCTCTAAAGTAATCGGTATGCTAAAACAAAACGATGAAACGTTTGCAACGGCGATGTTTTATCTTAGCGATCATGGAGAGTCGTTAGGGGAAAATGGTCTTTATTTGCATGGCTTTCCGTACAATATTGCCCCTGAAGCACAAAAACATGTTCCTGCAGTGATGTGGTTTGGAAAAAATTACACTATCAATAAAACCCTCTTGAGAGAGCGTTCAAAAACCTCGTACAGTCAAGATTTCTTATTTCATACGATGTTGGGATTGAGTGATGTAAATACCTCTGTCTATAAACCTGAACTGGATATTGTGCATGGAATCCACTAAAAACATTGCCGTTACGGCACTTGTTTTAATCACGACAGTCCTATTTTTTGGATTAAGCGGTACCGATATTTGGGTGCAAAGTCATTTTTATAATCCACAAACTCATCAATGGATTGTTGATACAAACAATGAAGTACTAAAATTTATTTTTTACGACGGTATCAAACGTCTTTTGATTATCATTGCCGTCATTTTTTTATTGGTATTGATTGTAGGATGGAATAAAGAATGGATGAGGGGATACCGACGGGGATTTTTTATCGTCATACTCTCATCGATTATCGTCCCTGTTGCTGTTGGTTCTTTAAAAGCGGTGACCAATATGCCGTGCCCTAAAAATGTAGAAACTTTTGGAGGGGTTTATCCTCATACGTGCGTATGGGAAAAATATACCGCTAAAGAGTGTCATTTAGAAAAGCAAAAATGTTGGCCGGCAGGACATGCAAGTGGTGGATTTGCCCTTTTGTCGCTCATTTTTTTATTTCATAGCCGTCGGAATAAAATCCTATCTGCGGTGGTTGCCATGGTAATCGGTTGGAGTATGGGGAGCTATAAGATGCTCATCGGGGATCATTTTCTAAGCCATACGGTTATTACGATGATTTTAGCATGGTTGTTAATCCTTTTAATTGTTCGTGGAGTTGATTGGGTGATAAAGAAGAACCTTAAGGTTATTGACGTACAATAATCGAAAAAAAGAGGGACTTATGAATAAGATTCTTTTAGCTTTTAGCACGGCAACACTTCTATGGATAACATCAGGTTTAGCTGAAGAACATCATGCTAGGGCAACTCATGAGGTACATTGGGACTATGATAAAAATGGCCCTGATCGTTGGGGTGAGTTTGGGGAGATGTGTGGTTTAGGTAAAGCACAGTCTCCGATTAATATCATTTCTAAACAAACATCCAATCTTGATAATATAAATACGATCTTTTTAAATGAAAGCCTCCAATCCAAAGCATCAGTGGTCGATAACGGTCATGCGATTCAGGTGAATGTCGATAATGGTGGGACGGTTGAGGTTGATGGTGTGGAGTATAAACTCGTACAATTTCATTTTCATGGCAAAAGTGAAGAACAAATTGACGGTAAACAATACGATCTTGTAGCCCATATGGTACATAAGAGTGCTTTTGGATCCCTTCTTGTTATTGCGGTATTGTTCG
The sequence above is drawn from the Sulfuricurvum sp. genome and encodes:
- a CDS encoding phosphoethanolamine transferase, with the protein product MKSRTLILSVALFLTLATNGAFFKHVLEVYPWTLHTAPMIISLGVVLMGAIVILLTLFSSRYLLKPFLITVLLLSSLVTYFMNSYDIIVDTHMIENILQTNIHESSDLLSIKQVLYFLILGVIPSIVVYRVKIAKTTFKSTVIESLQNILVALGVMAILIFSFSKFYTSFFREHKPLRYYTNPTFYLYTIGQYVHQSFSHKMSGLQQLGMDAKVNDSTHRKLVVLVVGEAVRWDHFSLNGYTRETNPLLKKEDIINFTEFTSCGTETAVSVPCMFSSLGRADYDKDVAEHTENVLDVLKHAGTNILWRDNNSDSKGVALRVAYEDYKLPANNTVCEDGECRDEGMLVGLQEYINAHPKGNIVIVLHQMGNHGPAYYKRYPKEYEKFTPVCQTNQLEQCSQAEITNAYDNTILYTDTFISKVIGMLKQNDETFATAMFYLSDHGESLGENGLYLHGFPYNIAPEAQKHVPAVMWFGKNYTINKTLLRERSKTSYSQDFLFHTMLGLSDVNTSVYKPELDIVHGIH
- a CDS encoding phosphatase PAP2 family protein, whose amino-acid sequence is MESTKNIAVTALVLITTVLFFGLSGTDIWVQSHFYNPQTHQWIVDTNNEVLKFIFYDGIKRLLIIIAVIFLLVLIVGWNKEWMRGYRRGFFIVILSSIIVPVAVGSLKAVTNMPCPKNVETFGGVYPHTCVWEKYTAKECHLEKQKCWPAGHASGGFALLSLIFLFHSRRNKILSAVVAMVIGWSMGSYKMLIGDHFLSHTVITMILAWLLILLIVRGVDWVIKKNLKVIDVQ
- a CDS encoding carbonic anhydrase, which gives rise to MNKILLAFSTATLLWITSGLAEEHHARATHEVHWDYDKNGPDRWGEFGEMCGLGKAQSPINIISKQTSNLDNINTIFLNESLQSKASVVDNGHAIQVNVDNGGTVEVDGVEYKLVQFHFHGKSEEQIDGKQYDLVAHMVHKSAFGSLLVIAVLFEEGKSSNPVIQTMLNSVGKSTQLNPANLLPKNTGSYYHFMGSLTTPPCSENVKWYVMKEVQNASKEQIAALRKFYNHNYRPVQPLNGRVVESK